In Lolium rigidum isolate FL_2022 chromosome 3, APGP_CSIRO_Lrig_0.1, whole genome shotgun sequence, the genomic window CGAATAATCATTGGAATTTCCCATCTTTTTCAGCTCTGCTCCCGAACTTGTTAAAGAAAGGAGACTGGTCTTGACGTCGGCGTTGGTTTTTCCAACGAAAAACTAGAACATTCTTTCACGAACTTCCAGCGTTGCTGCGAGGCGGAGGAGGTTTGGCTGGAGGATATTTGTGGGAGAGTTTGAGCGAAGAAGTCGGCAGCAAGTTAAGGGAAGATTAGAGACGGTAATGCAATGTGAGTCTGTTTGCAGGCCATGGAAGCCAAACACGATTAATGGTAAGTATAAAATCCCAGTGTAATCTGATAATGGAAGAAAATCTTTGAACTAAACACGTCTTTAGCATGCACCTTTCAGCTCAAGAAACAAACAATTATCTAGCGGAACTGCGGAAGGGACCAATAGAATAAATAATACATGAGCTTGAATATTTCCTTAATTATAACATCTACCGCTAAGCATCAACGCAGAAAATATGTTCTTATCAATCATATGACAAAAAGGCAAACAGAGCAAGCATAGCAATtagttcttttaataaacaagatAACAAAACAGTGTGGCATCTGATTTATCTTGTCTTGTCAGTTTTATAAACCAGAACAAGCAGTATGTTGTTCCTAGTAGACCAACCTATGTACCATGCAAAAATTAGAATGCAGTAGTAAAAGTAACATCTGAACCAAGCTATTTACTTTACCTTGACATAGTTGTCCAAACATCATTACAGTCAACAGAAATCTTGTTTCTGTCCCAATCCCCTAATTCTTCTCCATCAGGTATGTCCAATTATGGCAACAATGGTAACAAAGAATCTCACGCTGCCTATTTTGTTATCTTCCTCCTCTCATCATCAACCATGTCAACTTGCAAACTAAGGTGCTGTTTGAcatctacatatatatatataaaagaaCAATAATCAATCTTAGGAATGAAGATGATAGACAATTGTGAAAGAAACATCAAATAATAAATAAGGCAAGTGACAGGAAAAAGAACTACAGAGAATTGATAAACCACTGCCATCAATAATTGGCAAAGCTTATTAAAAATATGATAAATTAGAAGATAAAAGTATACCAATTACAAGNNNNNNNNNNNNNNNNNNNNNNNNNNNNNNNNNNNNNNNNNNNNNNNNNNNNNNNNNNNNNNNNNNNNNNNNNNNNNNNNNNNNNNNNNNNNNNNNNNNNcgttaaggctttcaagtattctttgtctccccttgtgtcgaatcaataaattgggtaatacttccctcgaagactgttgcgatcccctatacttgtgggtcatcattatactagtggcactaagagtcgatcggcgcgtgtgggtaaagttgtacacccctgcagggtaaatcttctcGAAAAGTCGTGTCCACAGTTATGgatgacttggtgatggattctgtgatcatagacaacttgaacctaatcgtaaaacttgatatctatatgtgaataaggatcccttctcagggtgtcgagggggtgatcctaggtaataggttcaggtgatgatgaagattcggtggattcaacatgatgatattagagctagagttgttatcgctctcttatcccttttgaaaatggtctgaatagacgagcttctgctccctcctgtttacaaaggaaaactggctttccgcaaaataagctccacataaagcctcgcatacccgcttttcagatgaagttcttccaactgatggtggtttctacctcgacatcgacgagtagttcggagttcctcaggcggcagcctgagacttatgggatGGGACgttgccttatgttatggcctcttaggccctttgcagtctggttatctagataacataatttgctttctgttgcttgttgaattatggtcagtgacctctgcgtgtaataaatttggatcttaactctgctaagagttgtaatatatttgctttcagtcgtagagtcactgttgtgttaccgattctcaccatgtaggccctagagatctaggttagacttatgccagatgtgatatctgggtttgtctagccctgacctccggggttcctgataacgcgtgaagcacacgtccgttgggaaccccaagaggagggtgtgatgcgtacagcagcaagttttccctcagtaagaaaccaaggttatcgaaccagtaggagatgaaggccacgtgaaggttgttggtgaaggagtgtagtgcggcgcaacaccggggattccgagtgccaacgtggaacctgcacaacacaatcaaaatactttgccccaacttaacagtgaggttgtcaatctcaccggcttgctataaacaaaggattaaacgtatggtgtggagaatgatgtttgtttgcaaagaacaacagagaacagtgattgcagtaggttgtatttcagatgtaaaagaatggaccgggatccacagttcactagtggtgtctgtccaataagataaatagcatgttgggtgaacaaattacagttgtgcaattgacaaatagagagggcataacaatgcacatacatatcatgatgactactatgagatttacttagggcattacgacaaagaacatagaccgctatccagcatgcatctatgcctaaaaagtccaccttcgagttagcatccgcactccttccagtattaagttgcaaacaacagacaattgcgttaagtactctgcgtaatgtaaacaatacaaatatcattagacaaagcattgatgttttatccctagcggcaacagcacatccacaaccttaggggttgctgtcactccccgcattcaatggagacatgaacccactatcgagcataaatactccctcttggagtcacaagtatcaacttggccgagcctctactagcaacggagagcatgcaagatcataaacaacacatatatgatagatcaataatcaacttgacatagtattccatattcatcggatcccaacaaacacaacatgtagcattacaaatagatgatcttgatcatgataggcagctcacaagatctaaacatgatagcacaagaggagaagacaaccatctagctactgctatggacccatagtccaaggatgaactactcacgcatcagtccggaggcgggcatggtgatgtagagccctctggtgatgattcccctctccggcagggtgccggaggcgatcttcagaaccccccgagatgggattggcggggcggcgtctcagtaacttttctcgtatcgtggctctcggtactagggttttcgcgacggaaggattatataggcgaaggggcagagtcgggggacgctcgaggggcccaccccataaggcggcgcggccaggggtggggccgcgcccccctatggtgtggccgcctcgtcgcccctcttcgtctcctcttcggacttctggaaggctccgtggaaaataagaccgtgggcttttgtttcgtccaattccgagaatagttcctgtgtaggatttctgaaaccaaaaacagcagaaaacatgaactggcgcttcggcatcttgttaataggttagtgccggaaaatgcatcaaaatgatgtgaagtatatataaaacatgtgagtattgtcataaaactagcatggaacataagaaattatagatacgtttgagacgtatcagttcccgACAGTATACACCGATGAACGGTAAATAGGGTTTTCTCACTGTATAAGATATAGGGTACCCGTTCTAGTGAGTTCTATACTCGCTCGGCCATTCTAGCTGCTTCAGCCGATGACCCGCTTAGAAAGCAGTCCACTACAAAATAATGTACTTTCGTTGTCCTAAAAAAAAGTTgattaactttatctagatacggagaTATGTTATcttcgtatctagataaagttgatcaTCTTCTTTAGGAAGGGAAGGAGTACTAGTCCCTCAGGCCCGATTGTGTTTCTTCGGGCCTTGTTCTCCCTATTCTCTCCGAGTGTTAACTTTCTTGTTCTTTTAACACATGTAGTTGTTACTTTTGAAATTAGAACTATGAGTGAAGAAAAAATTATATGTAGAAAATATTGTTTTAAAAACTATTTCCTCGGGAACATTTCAATCTCAAAACTATATTCAAGTAATAAATTTATAAATAGTTCAAACATTTTTTTGTTACATGCTATCTAAAAACCATTTATGTATTAAAAACATGGGAATTAATGGAAAAATGTTCATTGGTTTCAGAGATGTTCACGGAGTACGATAAAACTGTTCATGTTTGAAAATTAAATGTTCATAAAATTGTTCATGCttgacaattaaatgttcatgggTCTGAAAAATGGTTAACCCACCTCGAAAGAAATGTTCATTTTTCTAATAGATGCTTACTATGCGAAAAAATGTTCACGATGTTGGAAAAAATGTTCACGGTAAAAATAAGATATTCACAAATTTAAAAGAAATGTTCTCCCATATATTTAAGAGATTAAAAAATTTAAGTTTGCGGGTTAAAATAATTTTTTGTGGGTTTAGAAAAATATTTGTGGGCTCGAAACTATGTTCACGATTAACCAAAAATTATTCGTGCATTACTCGAAAAACAAATACACAAAGAAGAAACAAAGAAAtcaacaaataaaaataaaattacaaaaCAAGTTAGAAActcaaataataaataaaacAGGTTACTAATAGGTGAAACGGCAAGAAAAAAGAAtacgaaaaagaaacataaaaaataaaagcaaaaaaagaagaaaataaaaaggaaaaacgtAGAAAAGAAGGACAGCCCGCAATGGGCTGGCTGGGCGAGGCAACAGGTGAGCATATGCTACAACACGCTATAAGCGAGAAACAGAAACCCTAAAAAAAGCAAGAAATAGTACATGGCCACCTCGAAAACTGcaaacggaggccgagctacatgtagctctttatttttaaataataagaaatcatagttttaagtttcaaaaaattatgaaaaagAATTCTGGATGTAGataatgatgaaatctacaaacatgcaaaatcttaatgtgaaattctttgcattgtagactacacaaaaatgacaaaatctaacaagttttatagttttgaattatgcactattcactattctcagatccacatatttgtcatttttgtgtagcctaaactaCTAAGAATTTCACACTGAGATTTTGCATATTTATAGAtaccatcattggctacatccaaaaaaaaatcagaattttttaaaacttaaaaatatgattttcaaAGTTTAAAAGAAAGAGCTACATATTGCTCGGCCTACATTTGTCTATTGTCGTGGCTGCCTGCGATATGAAGCTCTTCGCTCTTATCCCGACGCGACCCTGCTAAAAAGCCTGAAAGTAAGTGTCCATGATTAACGCACCTGCTTAAGATGGAAATAAAACTCGTGACGAGGATAAGCTCCATCAGTGACTCATCTCTCCCCTTAACCTGCCCAGCATGAACGAGGCACGAAGCGTTGCCGTATACGGTATCCATAGAGGCAACACACACGTACGGGCGCATGCATGATTAGGCTTGCAATTAGGCATGTTGGGGCTggcctcggcgacacacgccgaaccAGCCCCTCCGGCGACAAACGccggtgctctctctctctctgacttgaggtagaagaagaaggcaatggaCACAGAGAGATTTTCTCCTCGTTGCTGCACAAACAGCCGAGctcgttttctctttttttcagaCTCACACTGCAACTTACAGGAACGGATTACAAGCCAGCTTTATAGACTGGGCAACGCAGCACCCACGCATCATGCGCTCACCACGCGCATGCCCAGGTGCACGATCACGCTCACCACGCGCACGCCCCGGACGTCCCAGTCTTCTTCTCCAACGTGAGCAACTACTCATCCGCAAGACTTGGGCAACTTCCGCTGAGCACGCTGCGTCCATCTCGACGCCACACGATCGCGACCCAACATGTAACCAGCTCCTAGACGTAAACGCACACGAGCACGGACTCGTGCACTTACAGACACAACACACGCACTAACGCGCACTGGACACACCCGCCACGATGCCGTGGCTTATTTCCAACAATCTCCCCCTAAGCCACGACCTGCCATCGCCGGAGTTGTTGCAGCTCCCGGCGTTGTCCTCGTCGCCATAGCCGCTGCTACAGCCTCACGGACGTGAACACCGCTGCATGACTCATCTCCGCACGAACAAGGCCTCCTTCTTCGTCTTCAGTGCCACACGCCACACTCCGCCGTCGACACACGCCGGACAGCCACCGAGCtcctcggcgacacacgccgagctCCTCCGTGACGCCACGCCCTGCACGCCCCAGCTCGCGCACACGATCACGCACTGACGTGATCGACGCGGCCGTCCTGCACTCCGCTGGACGTGCTCTCCTCCGGTGATCCGCACGCCTCCAGCTCACGCCCATGCCGCGCACTGACGCAGGCAACGCGGCCAGCCCGACGCGCCCAGGACGCGGTCCTCttcctcggcgacacacgccgagttTCTTCCATGGCCGTCGCATGGCGCCGCTATGGCCTCCGTGGCCGCGCAGCTCCTCCACGCCGCTGCCATGCCGCGCCACCGCGGCCTCTGCGCCACCACGCAGGTCCGCCGCGGTCGCTGCGCTCGCCGCACATACGGCATCCCGTCGCCGCCTCCGCGTCCGCCGTGCTCGTCGCGGACTGACCGCGCGCCACGGCCGGATCgacaaggctctgataccacatgttggggctggcctcggcgacacacgccgaaccAGCCCCTCCGGCGACAAACGccggtgctctctctctctctgacttgaggtagaagaagaaggcaatggaCACAGAGAGATTTTCTCCTCGTTGCTGCACAAACAGCCGAGCTCGTTTTCTCTTTTTGCAGACTCCCACTACAACTTACAGGAACGGATTACAAGCCAGCTTTATAGCCTGGGCAACGCAGCACCCACGCATCATGCGCTCACCACGCGCATGCCCAGGTGCACGATCACGCTCACCACGCGCACGCCCCGGACGTCCCAGTCTTCTTCCAACGTGAGCAACTACTCATCCGCAAGACTTGGGCAACTTCCGCTGAGCACGCTGCGTCCATCTCGACGCCACACGATCGCGACCCAACATGTAACCAGCTCCTAGACGTAAACGCACACGAGCACGGACTCGTGCACTTACAGACACAACACACGCACTAACGCGCACTGGACACACCCGCCACGATGCCGTGGCTTATTTCCAACAAGGCATAATCCTTATGTTTAGCTGAACGTAAACTCCTCTAAGAGGTTGCATAAAGCTGCAGTTTGGTGGCCGGAAGGAAGCGAATTCAAAGATTCTTCCGGGCCATCATTCTCCTAGCTGTGGTCCTGCGTATATATACGAGCTTGCTAGGCTTTGCCACAACATTGCTTGGACCTCTTAACCTTGGCCGAATCGCATGGTTCACGATAATCACACGTACATCGCCGATTAGAGTTAGCCGGTTATTAGGCAGTAGGTGGGTAGACGCAAGGTGAGTCATGGGACACATCCACACTCAAATCACTCTATTTATTCGATGCATTGTCTGAACTTCGATACGCAGGATATCATGGGTGCGTACACGACCCTCAACCCAGTTGTcagcaagttcttctgcagctctcTGCAGGCCGTGCTTCTGGTCCGGCGGCGTCCACCCACCGTGACTGGCGGCGGATTCGTCGTCACCGACCGGGAGCAGAGGGTCGTCTTCAGCGTGGACGGCTGCGGGATCATCGGCGCCAGTGGGCAGCTTGTCGTCAGGGACGGCGATGGCACGGCGATCCTCTTCATTTACAAGAAGGTCACCAGTTCATGCATGGATCGAGCTCGTGTTAGCTACTCCATGTTCCATCATTTCTGAATATTTTCAACTAATTTGATCTTCTCATCAGGGAGGAGTTGTTCAAGCTTTGAGCGTGAACAACAGGTGGAGAGGGTACCTGATGGACTATGGTGAGCCGAGCAAGCCGGTGTTCACTTTACAAGATCCTAAGGTGCTTCTCAGCTGCATGCCGGGCGATGTCCGGGTCACCGTGGAACCCAAGGGAAGGAAGCGGCAGTGGGACTACGAGGTGACCGGATCCTTCCCCGAGAGAGCTTGCGCCGTCAAAAGCCGAGCAGGACACGTGGTGGCACAGGTAAAATCCTGCAGCTACTTAATCATTCAAAGGATTTGAGTTGAAtttagataatggtcattttaatTTAACTTAATTTTAGGAGTGATAGAAATTAAGAGTTTTTTCCCTAACGTATGATCAGATTGGAATGAAGGGGATGATGGCCGGCAGGGACTTCTACCATGTGGTGGTGCAACCGGGCTATGACCAAGCCTTTGTAATTGGTGTGATTGCCATCCTTGACAACACGAATGGAGAATCCACAAGGTGTTAACCATACAGAATGGGAGTGGTTGGGGTGATCGCATTAGTCTCACTCGATCCATATGGTTGTATACAAGAAATTTGTTCGAACTGTACATATTAATTGGTTGATTATTTGTTGAACTCCCTCTATATAGAATTATAAGACCGTTCTAGCACACTGTTGTATTAACCTGAACGTCTTATAATTTGGTATAAAAGAAAGACTATACTACGTgttattttttttgctttttcatTGATAGCTTAGAGTTCATAGGGTATGCTAAATGTGCTAGTATTATAAACGGTGTAAGGTTGACGTTGTTGAACATGCAAACGAATATGTGCATACATTTACACTTTCTCCCTGTATTTGAGAAAATTCATTACGGATTTGCTACGTCTAAGTCCACAGAGATTTTCTTAAATCTTACTCACCCATAAAAAGTTCTTCGATCAGTTGCACTTCTTTGGTAACCAAGTGCAACCGGACCAACTTGTACTCTTTTTTAAACTGCAGTTACACTTTTGTCAGGTGACTGAAACTTAAGAAACTCTACGTCAATTGAGACATAGATAAACC contains:
- the LOC124698231 gene encoding protein LURP-one-related 6-like — its product is MGAYTTLNPVVSKFFCSSLQAVLLVRRRPPTVTGGGFVVTDREQRVVFSVDGCGIIGASGQLVVRDGDGTAILFIYKKGGVVQALSVNNRWRGYLMDYGEPSKPVFTLQDPKVLLSCMPGDVRVTVEPKGRKRQWDYEVTGSFPERACAVKSRAGHVVAQIGMKGMMAGRDFYHVVVQPGYDQAFVIGVIAILDNTNGESTRC